In methanogenic archaeon ISO4-H5, the following are encoded in one genomic region:
- a CDS encoding transcriptional regulator HxlR family, producing the protein MEHFDRYTSLSDERTLELLAYIRSCGGECSTVELRKVVPNYPTLKERLDWMAEDGLIDSSRVYAPVKKTTVFVTDLGRKVISALSFGYGSISMRYADPVLRCLSKGGKVHYADLLKNVSNQRALEKLLSALEADGLITRGVESESYRAKFALATEEGVRVGKGFAKAYRIIRKTA; encoded by the coding sequence ATGGAGCATTTCGACCGTTACACCTCCCTGTCCGACGAGCGTACGCTGGAGCTTTTGGCGTACATCCGCAGCTGCGGCGGTGAATGTTCTACGGTCGAACTCAGAAAGGTGGTGCCCAATTACCCCACCCTCAAGGAGAGACTTGATTGGATGGCGGAGGACGGACTGATCGACAGTTCACGTGTCTATGCCCCGGTGAAGAAGACCACCGTTTTCGTCACGGATCTCGGCAGGAAGGTCATTTCCGCCCTGAGTTTCGGTTACGGCTCCATATCGATGCGTTACGCGGATCCCGTCTTGAGATGCCTTTCCAAAGGGGGAAAGGTCCATTACGCGGATCTTCTGAAGAACGTTTCAAATCAGAGAGCACTCGAGAAACTCCTGTCGGCATTGGAGGCAGACGGCCTCATTACCCGCGGAGTCGAGAGTGAATCATACCGTGCCAAGTTCGCCCTTGCCACCGAGGAAGGTGTCAGGGTTGGCAAGGGTTTTGCTAAGGCATATCGCATAATCAGGAAAACAGCTTGA
- a CDS encoding ssDNA exonuclease RecJ2, whose protein sequence is MFVDFLDGNVKERLVKAVEIARRHKSMHLFTHYDADGMASMAIIRAALKREGIDCTYEVFTTLGHKEMESVRGVPAVCFIMTDMGTSFLPEMGDYQCDCVVLDHHEIPPDFDLDQDGKVFVSCWLAGVSGAHDACASTMAFLFAMTMNESNFDLATIAMAGMMGDNQHRPAFSGYNKVIVDEAINRGLVKTMESIVPVGDITESLMFTIDPYLRGITGNPDALHDFLFELGLNATSQLKFGDSELASRLDKGVLAKLRENSVEEDIIARVIRTRYYLTDFKCDAQLLSDTIDACGRSKSPATAMSVIDSHDILAGRGIYIEFRRQLLAMVDNATAHMEQRENIRYFTYTEQGYGGLVCATLIKYGEKSDMPIIAVLDVGDHIDLSSRCSAEMERAGINMADAMMSCCKMNSGDGGGHSNAAGGRIPKENLEKFLKDVDWTIGMQKQ, encoded by the coding sequence ATGTTTGTGGATTTCTTGGATGGGAATGTGAAAGAGAGGCTTGTGAAAGCGGTGGAGATCGCAAGGCGGCATAAGTCCATGCACCTGTTCACCCATTACGATGCCGACGGAATGGCCTCTATGGCCATCATCCGTGCCGCCCTGAAGAGGGAAGGTATCGATTGCACATACGAGGTTTTCACTACGCTGGGTCATAAGGAGATGGAGTCCGTCCGCGGAGTTCCTGCGGTGTGCTTCATCATGACCGACATGGGTACCAGTTTCCTCCCGGAGATGGGAGATTATCAGTGCGACTGCGTTGTCTTGGACCACCACGAGATCCCCCCGGATTTCGACCTCGACCAGGACGGGAAGGTATTCGTCAGCTGTTGGCTTGCCGGTGTCAGCGGGGCCCACGATGCATGTGCCTCCACGATGGCATTCCTCTTCGCCATGACCATGAACGAGTCGAACTTCGACCTTGCCACCATCGCCATGGCAGGGATGATGGGTGACAACCAGCACCGTCCCGCATTCAGCGGATACAACAAGGTCATCGTAGACGAAGCGATCAACCGCGGCCTCGTCAAGACCATGGAATCCATCGTACCCGTGGGAGATATCACTGAATCCCTCATGTTCACCATCGACCCGTATCTCAGAGGTATCACGGGCAATCCCGATGCTCTGCACGATTTCCTCTTCGAGCTCGGACTGAATGCCACCTCCCAGCTGAAATTCGGCGATTCCGAACTCGCTTCACGTTTAGATAAGGGAGTCCTTGCAAAACTCAGGGAGAACTCTGTCGAGGAGGACATAATCGCCAGGGTGATCCGTACCCGTTATTATCTTACAGATTTCAAATGTGATGCACAGCTGCTTTCCGATACGATTGACGCATGTGGCAGGAGTAAATCCCCCGCAACAGCCATGAGTGTCATCGACAGCCACGATATTCTCGCAGGCCGCGGAATCTACATTGAATTCCGCAGACAGCTGCTTGCTATGGTCGACAATGCCACTGCACACATGGAACAGCGCGAGAACATCAGGTATTTCACCTATACAGAACAGGGATACGGCGGCCTCGTGTGCGCCACCCTGATCAAATACGGCGAGAAGAGCGACATGCCTATCATCGCTGTGCTCGATGTAGGCGATCACATCGACTTATCTTCCCGTTGCTCCGCGGAAATGGAGAGAGCAGGAATCAATATGGCCGATGCCATGATGTCATGTTGTAAGATGAATTCCGGAGACGGCGGAGGACATTCCAACGCCGCCGGAGGAAGGATTCCGAAGGAGAATCTCGAGAAATTCCTCAAGGATGTCGATTGGACAATCGGTATGCAGAAACAGTGA
- a CDS encoding O-acetylserine sulfhydrylase CysM, with translation MTENKYKLETLQVHAGQETPDPATDARAVPIYMTTSYVFKDSATAAGRFALSEPGNIYTRLMNPTSSVFEERIAALEGGIAALATASGSAAITYAIQNIALAGDHVVSSTNIYGGTNNLLANTLREQGIETTFVDPSDPENFRKAIRPNTKLLYTEVLGNPNSDVADIEAISKIAHENGIPLIVDSTFTPPSVFRPIEHGADIVVHSATKFIGGHGVAMGGVIVDSGNFDWAQNDKFPTLSKPNPSYHGVVFTEAVGKAAFVVKIRTTLMRDQGATISPFNSFLLLLGLETLSLRTERHTENALKVVEYLKNHPLVEKVNHPSLETGAKKALYDRYFPNGAGSIFTFEIKGGAKEAKKFTESLKLFSLLANVADVKSLVIHPASTTHSQLEEEELLRAGIKPNTVRLSIGTEHIDDIIADLEQGFAKIKA, from the coding sequence ATGACCGAGAACAAATACAAACTCGAAACCCTGCAGGTACATGCAGGCCAGGAAACGCCCGACCCCGCGACCGACGCCCGCGCGGTACCGATCTACATGACCACATCATACGTGTTCAAGGATTCGGCAACCGCAGCCGGAAGGTTCGCACTTTCCGAACCCGGAAACATCTACACCAGGCTCATGAATCCTACCTCCTCCGTCTTCGAGGAGAGGATCGCTGCCCTGGAAGGAGGAATCGCTGCCCTTGCCACTGCCTCCGGCTCCGCTGCGATCACCTACGCCATCCAGAACATCGCTCTCGCCGGCGACCACGTCGTGTCCTCCACCAACATCTACGGCGGAACGAACAACCTCCTGGCCAACACCCTGAGGGAGCAGGGAATCGAGACCACTTTCGTGGATCCCTCCGACCCCGAGAACTTCAGGAAGGCCATCAGGCCCAACACCAAACTCCTCTACACCGAGGTTCTGGGTAATCCCAACTCCGATGTCGCCGACATCGAGGCCATCTCCAAGATCGCACATGAGAACGGCATCCCGCTCATCGTGGACAGCACCTTCACGCCTCCTTCGGTGTTCCGTCCCATCGAGCACGGTGCAGATATCGTGGTGCACTCCGCCACCAAATTCATCGGCGGTCACGGAGTGGCCATGGGAGGAGTCATCGTCGACAGCGGTAACTTCGACTGGGCCCAGAACGACAAGTTCCCCACCCTCTCGAAACCCAACCCCTCCTACCACGGAGTCGTGTTCACAGAGGCAGTTGGAAAAGCCGCATTCGTTGTGAAAATCAGGACCACCCTCATGAGGGATCAGGGAGCAACCATCTCTCCCTTCAACTCGTTCCTGCTGCTGCTGGGACTTGAGACTCTGTCCCTGCGTACCGAGCGTCACACCGAAAATGCCCTGAAGGTTGTGGAGTACCTGAAGAACCACCCCCTCGTGGAGAAGGTCAACCACCCCTCCCTTGAGACCGGTGCCAAGAAGGCCCTCTATGACCGCTACTTCCCGAACGGAGCAGGTTCCATCTTCACCTTCGAGATCAAAGGCGGAGCCAAGGAAGCCAAGAAGTTCACCGAGTCCCTGAAGCTGTTCTCCCTCCTGGCGAACGTCGCGGACGTGAAATCTCTGGTCATCCACCCCGCATCCACCACCCACTCCCAGCTGGAGGAAGAGGAACTGCTCAGGGCCGGAATCAAACCCAACACCGTGCGCCTCTCCATCGGAACCGAACACATAGACGATATCATCGCGGACCTCGAACAGGGTTTCGCCAAAATCAAAGCGTGA
- a CDS encoding cysteine synthase A CysK2: MLYKSIDDTIGGTPLVELTNIEKEYGLKAKIYGKVEFFNPAGSVKDRIAKAMIDELEKQGKINKDTVLIEPTSGNTGIALASIATARGYKIKIVMPETMSIERRKLIKAYGAELVLTEGAKGMKGAVAKAEELSKEIPNSVIPGQFVNPANPEIHFRTTGPEIYKDLDGKVDILVAGVGTGGTLTGTGKYLKSKNPNVKVVAVEPKGSPLLSEGKNGPHKIQGIGAGFIPDTLDQSIYDSVIAVEDADAFVNGRLIGKKEGFLVGISAGAALTAALQLAKDPANEGKNIVAIFADTGERYLSTALFEE; encoded by the coding sequence ATGCTGTATAAATCCATCGACGACACCATCGGAGGAACCCCTCTCGTGGAGCTCACGAACATCGAAAAAGAGTACGGACTGAAAGCCAAGATCTACGGAAAAGTGGAGTTCTTCAACCCTGCTGGGTCTGTGAAGGACCGTATCGCCAAGGCCATGATCGACGAGCTGGAGAAGCAGGGCAAGATCAACAAGGACACCGTCCTCATCGAGCCCACCTCCGGAAACACCGGAATCGCTCTCGCATCCATCGCCACCGCAAGGGGATACAAAATCAAGATCGTGATGCCCGAGACCATGTCCATCGAGCGCAGGAAGCTCATCAAGGCTTACGGTGCCGAGCTCGTCCTCACCGAGGGTGCCAAAGGAATGAAAGGAGCCGTCGCCAAGGCGGAGGAGCTCTCCAAGGAGATCCCCAACTCCGTCATCCCCGGACAGTTCGTGAACCCTGCCAACCCCGAGATCCATTTCAGGACCACCGGTCCCGAGATCTACAAGGACCTCGACGGAAAGGTGGACATCCTCGTTGCAGGTGTAGGAACCGGAGGAACCCTCACCGGAACCGGAAAGTACCTGAAATCCAAGAATCCCAACGTGAAGGTCGTCGCTGTGGAACCCAAGGGCTCTCCCCTCCTCTCCGAGGGCAAGAACGGTCCCCACAAGATCCAGGGAATCGGTGCGGGATTCATCCCCGACACCCTCGATCAGAGCATCTACGACAGTGTCATCGCCGTCGAGGATGCCGATGCGTTCGTCAACGGTCGTCTCATCGGTAAGAAGGAAGGATTCCTCGTGGGCATCTCCGCAGGTGCCGCCCTCACTGCAGCACTGCAGTTGGCCAAGGATCCTGCCAACGAAGGCAAGAATATCGTGGCCATCTTCGCAGATACGGGAGAAAGGTACTTATCGACAGCACTTTTTGAGGAGTGA
- a CDS encoding HTH domain-containing protein → MGTFISTKGRYAIRFLIDLAEHADEERIPLKDVAERQKISLKYLETFMPSLVKAGLVSGSHGKGGGYSLLRSPSQIMIGTVLRVTEGSIATVACLENGGVECERAAYCKTLPMWRKLDSLITEYLDSVSLQDLIDGTSTEQAPCPFDILPEDSSQL, encoded by the coding sequence ATGGGGACCTTCATTTCCACCAAAGGCAGATATGCAATCCGCTTCCTGATCGATCTAGCGGAGCATGCCGATGAGGAAAGGATCCCCCTCAAGGATGTTGCCGAAAGGCAAAAGATTTCCCTGAAATATCTCGAGACCTTCATGCCCAGCCTCGTGAAGGCCGGGCTGGTCTCGGGATCCCACGGAAAGGGCGGAGGATATTCACTCCTCCGTTCCCCTTCCCAAATCATGATCGGAACCGTTCTGAGGGTCACGGAGGGCTCTATTGCCACCGTGGCATGTCTCGAGAACGGCGGTGTCGAATGCGAACGTGCCGCTTACTGCAAGACGCTCCCGATGTGGAGGAAGCTCGACAGTCTGATCACCGAGTACCTTGACAGCGTGTCCCTTCAGGATTTGATCGACGGCACTTCGACAGAACAGGCACCCTGTCCTTTCGACATACTTCCCGAAGATTCCAGCCAGCTTTGA
- a CDS encoding cell surface protein, with amino-acid sequence MKPVYEGAEISWEIRDDTLFLSGNGDMIFRRDEDKDRLDIPWYYEDFTRVSFEGNITSIGPEAFHTSDLVEVDIPDTVERIDSLAFCSCRSLEKVKFGRHLRSIGGYAFEDCVKLRRVVLGGCVETIDYSCFEGCSSMISFETSPVLRSIGEKAFFGCSSLVRISLSDKMLRIAGNPFAGCSSLKEIDVSPFSSVYSSEDGALYNRSRSVLIAVPAGKTGVFEVPDTVVEIGRDAFRGGKMESIIVPASVRSIDVAAFKDCSELRSVTIAHEESKHGLRFRDRILKGEMFSGCSSLENVVLPEDLETIEFGAFEGCTSLSRMKIPDSVERINERAFKGSGLEEITLPSNLEYLGPMAFDSCLSLKKVGLNEGLVTIDSAAFRNCSSLEKIDIPESVVEIEEDAFSGCDNLRKAVIRSSVIDAETLFPEDVEIIVPDDQ; translated from the coding sequence ATGAAGCCTGTCTACGAAGGAGCGGAGATCTCATGGGAAATCCGTGACGATACCCTCTTCCTGAGCGGTAACGGGGATATGATATTCCGCCGCGACGAGGACAAAGACAGGCTGGACATCCCTTGGTATTATGAGGATTTCACCAGGGTGTCCTTCGAGGGAAACATAACCTCCATCGGACCCGAGGCATTCCACACTTCGGACCTGGTGGAAGTAGATATCCCAGACACTGTGGAACGTATCGATTCGCTAGCATTCTGTTCATGCCGTTCTCTCGAGAAAGTAAAGTTCGGACGCCACCTCAGATCCATCGGAGGTTATGCCTTCGAAGACTGTGTGAAACTCAGGAGGGTAGTACTCGGAGGATGCGTCGAAACCATCGATTACAGCTGTTTCGAGGGATGTTCGTCGATGATCTCCTTCGAGACCTCCCCTGTCCTCAGATCCATAGGGGAGAAGGCATTCTTCGGATGTTCATCACTGGTTAGGATATCCCTTTCTGATAAGATGCTCCGCATCGCAGGGAATCCGTTCGCCGGCTGCTCTTCGCTGAAGGAGATAGACGTCAGTCCCTTCAGTTCCGTCTATTCTTCGGAGGACGGTGCTCTCTACAACCGTTCCCGTTCGGTCCTGATTGCAGTACCCGCAGGGAAAACAGGGGTGTTCGAAGTACCTGATACCGTTGTGGAGATCGGAAGGGATGCCTTCCGCGGCGGAAAGATGGAATCTATTATCGTTCCTGCTTCTGTCAGATCTATCGATGTCGCTGCCTTCAAGGACTGCAGTGAACTGCGCTCAGTCACCATAGCCCACGAAGAATCCAAACACGGGCTACGTTTCAGGGACAGGATACTGAAGGGAGAGATGTTCAGCGGATGTTCTTCACTCGAAAACGTCGTTCTTCCGGAAGACCTGGAGACCATCGAATTCGGAGCTTTCGAAGGGTGCACCTCTCTTTCAAGAATGAAAATCCCCGACTCGGTGGAGAGGATAAACGAGAGGGCATTCAAGGGTTCGGGACTTGAGGAAATAACCCTGCCGTCGAACCTCGAATACCTGGGGCCCATGGCATTCGATTCATGTCTCTCCCTGAAGAAAGTCGGACTCAACGAGGGACTGGTTACAATAGATTCTGCTGCATTTAGGAACTGCTCGTCTCTCGAGAAAATCGATATTCCCGAATCCGTTGTCGAGATCGAAGAGGATGCTTTCAGCGGGTGTGACAATCTCAGGAAAGCCGTCATCCGCTCTTCGGTAATCGATGCGGAAACACTCTTCCCCGAAGACGTAGAAATAATAGTGCCAGACGATCAATGA
- a CDS encoding ATP-dependent DNA helicase, which translates to MQTQFKSSRYPSDLVEKFSLQTDAARKYVPEEQSTIVLNFSEYWYGQGAEPKQSKRFSPFKNSLTEQFKLLSYDITKSRELITFIYNCLYRARKKTVRPMYICHPSFYKTHPDEDSELPLELENAAIRIPLNANDLVLMGDIVSKAETKFTRVEFVVKGISVLNKSTHYGEKKIDAAIISRVVNSSSNSLDRNWMEGFYTTKGELADGKPKNIYMKSVITPALIEELNELYIVKDPGAVISMLNEWSDFLTTERQEADESEIRGFAVERPEFFMAVPLPPGSVTDRQPIVETPEAIWIDSTGSDAKARLLVRITHPIEHQLYENDPKYVEKFNKLTAMGIKIIDPARALAENNMAMDRKERELAHRMSRVGNERLQPARPTGLLPEEVVKPVKERRNEALAQLDSELKQQADKEIDRMSTEYLASEAVVTDIEAYLDSIADTLAEEAEEERKNRADDESDGGRNWKEAYESISPEECFDAVKERFRNQRRAELVNERRGAFRMEAEKTLGPVRKQRRTEIEAKFGKEMEELYKGADKSTLTVFFEIPLPSGAYLLEEYYQRQKFFEKGSQFKIVADQTGTQTNITRQMDALESFKNGEVANPYLASYLFSTSDTRLGDVTPIGHFFGKNFNDLQRRAVEEAVNSDGLYLIQGPPGTGKTQVISEITTQEVLRGRKVLITSQNNKAIDNAFDRLLKNPLIRPVRLMSEGRSSDYELESIVSNFYRNTANSLENQIGLYSDPKKKYSVETRFDRTKDLYKEYCDAKDDAEDELMDIEDDRLDLATLSQKLESNRRAADGRRSKLFLLRKSLESIDQYELTTYNEHSKEIKDLFRDSVVLTTKSRRRDGESELEGKVFGRYGYCAAIMSLSEDDFFRQINLIEENRPYTDLYIRLCRAKEEADKTAIQGEIDSLVESTNLQIEDFVLLHRFGADLPSSLPEIRDRLSRIREKVRRKIEARIDRYSSEDPNTESDEELLKKIAEVKDEISEIEQEKKYKEYLRASEALAHEIQSLFNDLGISEKFTTLDEAYEILERRVATIYSLDDKDVELSRRTYEDIIRYLREEGIDKNDRDRLMKELRNFVNVVGITCTAEGRTMVDTEGEEDNVYLDVTTMGIDVVIIDEVSKVPFPELLRPILSGKSIIMVGDHKQLPPIYNVKYDKNTVSPDDPIVEREERFKKMYTEPLFKTLFESAPDQSKIMLKQQYRMASQIMGAINRFYGDSLEMGCRDEDKAHRIVIPGKERNLIDGNNSVVFIDCRGSESMQQGSTSFENQLEADVVTRMVTLLEENCTSDSSGTDIANASESDKMSLGIITPYAAQARLIRKQTDQIYERLRKRGIPSKFRSFGEEKFAVKSVDDFQGDERDIIILSLVRTGKSTFISDFRRINVAMSRARRLLVLVGNAESLEQEEIDLDGQGEPRPVYKEIIDRVKENGGYLSSDDIMEVNE; encoded by the coding sequence ATGCAGACACAGTTCAAGAGCAGCAGATATCCGTCGGATCTCGTAGAGAAATTCTCACTGCAGACCGACGCGGCAAGGAAGTATGTGCCAGAGGAACAAAGCACCATCGTACTGAACTTCAGCGAGTACTGGTACGGACAGGGTGCTGAACCGAAACAGTCCAAACGTTTCTCCCCGTTCAAGAACAGCCTCACGGAGCAGTTCAAACTCCTCAGCTACGATATCACCAAGTCCCGCGAGCTGATCACCTTCATCTACAACTGCCTCTACCGTGCCAGGAAGAAGACCGTCAGGCCGATGTACATCTGCCACCCTTCGTTCTACAAGACCCATCCCGACGAGGATTCCGAACTCCCCCTCGAACTGGAGAACGCAGCCATCCGCATACCCCTCAACGCCAACGACCTCGTACTCATGGGAGACATCGTCTCCAAAGCGGAGACCAAGTTCACCCGCGTGGAGTTCGTGGTCAAGGGAATCTCCGTCCTCAACAAATCCACCCACTACGGCGAGAAGAAGATCGATGCCGCCATCATCTCTAGAGTAGTCAATTCCTCCAGCAACTCCCTCGACAGGAACTGGATGGAGGGTTTCTACACCACCAAAGGAGAACTCGCCGACGGCAAACCCAAGAACATCTACATGAAATCGGTCATCACCCCCGCCCTCATCGAGGAGCTCAACGAGCTCTACATCGTGAAGGACCCGGGAGCGGTCATCTCCATGCTCAACGAATGGAGCGATTTCCTGACGACCGAGAGACAGGAGGCAGATGAGAGCGAGATCCGCGGTTTCGCCGTCGAACGCCCCGAATTCTTCATGGCAGTACCTCTGCCCCCCGGATCAGTCACCGACCGCCAGCCCATCGTGGAGACTCCCGAGGCGATATGGATTGACAGCACCGGCAGCGATGCTAAGGCCCGTCTTCTCGTCCGCATCACCCACCCCATCGAGCACCAGCTGTACGAGAACGACCCCAAGTACGTGGAGAAGTTCAACAAGCTGACAGCCATGGGAATCAAGATCATCGACCCCGCCAGGGCCCTGGCCGAGAACAACATGGCCATGGACCGCAAGGAGCGGGAACTCGCCCACAGGATGTCCCGCGTGGGCAACGAACGTCTGCAGCCCGCACGTCCCACGGGACTCCTTCCCGAGGAAGTCGTGAAGCCCGTCAAGGAACGCAGAAACGAAGCTCTGGCACAGTTGGATTCCGAGCTGAAGCAGCAGGCTGACAAAGAGATCGACAGGATGTCCACCGAGTACCTCGCATCCGAGGCGGTGGTCACCGATATCGAAGCTTATCTCGACTCCATCGCGGACACCCTCGCCGAGGAAGCCGAAGAGGAACGCAAGAATCGTGCGGACGACGAGAGCGACGGCGGAAGGAACTGGAAGGAAGCCTACGAATCCATATCCCCCGAGGAGTGCTTCGACGCTGTAAAGGAAAGGTTCCGCAACCAGAGGCGTGCAGAACTCGTGAACGAACGCCGCGGAGCATTCAGGATGGAGGCCGAGAAGACCCTCGGACCCGTCAGGAAGCAGAGGCGTACCGAGATCGAGGCCAAATTCGGTAAGGAGATGGAAGAGTTATACAAAGGAGCCGACAAGAGCACCCTCACCGTGTTCTTCGAGATCCCTCTCCCCTCTGGAGCCTACCTCCTGGAGGAATACTACCAGAGGCAGAAGTTCTTCGAGAAGGGCAGCCAGTTCAAGATCGTGGCCGACCAGACCGGTACGCAGACCAACATCACCCGTCAGATGGACGCCCTCGAATCGTTCAAGAACGGAGAGGTCGCCAACCCGTACCTCGCATCTTATCTCTTCTCCACCAGCGATACCCGCCTGGGAGACGTGACACCCATCGGACACTTCTTCGGAAAGAACTTCAACGACCTGCAGAGGCGTGCCGTGGAAGAAGCGGTCAACAGCGACGGACTCTATCTCATCCAGGGACCTCCCGGAACCGGAAAGACCCAGGTCATCTCCGAAATCACTACGCAGGAAGTGCTCAGGGGAAGGAAGGTCCTCATCACCAGTCAGAACAACAAGGCCATCGACAACGCCTTCGACAGACTGCTGAAGAACCCTCTCATAAGACCCGTCCGTCTCATGTCCGAGGGTAGGAGCAGCGATTACGAACTGGAATCGATTGTCTCCAACTTTTACCGCAATACTGCCAACTCCCTGGAGAATCAGATTGGTTTATACTCGGACCCCAAGAAGAAGTACTCCGTGGAGACCAGGTTCGACCGCACCAAAGACCTGTACAAGGAATACTGCGACGCCAAGGACGATGCGGAGGATGAGCTCATGGATATCGAGGACGACCGCCTCGACCTCGCCACCCTCTCGCAGAAACTGGAAAGCAACCGCAGGGCGGCCGACGGAAGGCGTTCCAAGCTGTTCCTGCTAAGGAAATCGCTGGAATCCATCGACCAGTACGAGCTGACCACTTACAACGAGCACAGCAAGGAGATCAAGGATCTCTTCAGGGACTCCGTAGTGCTGACGACCAAGAGCAGGCGCAGGGACGGAGAGAGCGAACTGGAGGGCAAAGTATTCGGCAGGTACGGATACTGCGCGGCTATCATGTCCCTCTCCGAGGACGATTTCTTCCGCCAGATCAATCTGATCGAGGAGAACCGCCCGTACACCGACCTCTACATCAGACTGTGCCGTGCCAAAGAAGAGGCCGACAAGACAGCCATCCAAGGAGAGATCGATTCCCTTGTGGAATCGACCAATTTACAGATTGAAGACTTCGTCCTGCTGCACAGGTTCGGAGCAGACCTCCCCTCCTCCCTGCCGGAGATCAGAGATCGCTTATCCCGCATCAGGGAGAAGGTCAGGAGGAAGATCGAGGCACGCATCGACAGGTATTCCTCCGAGGACCCCAACACCGAATCCGACGAGGAACTGCTGAAGAAGATCGCAGAAGTCAAAGACGAAATCTCCGAGATCGAACAGGAGAAGAAATACAAAGAATACCTCCGTGCATCCGAGGCCCTCGCCCACGAGATCCAATCGCTTTTCAACGATCTGGGTATATCGGAGAAGTTCACCACTCTCGACGAAGCATATGAGATTCTTGAAAGGAGGGTGGCCACCATCTACTCCCTCGACGACAAGGATGTGGAACTCTCCCGCAGGACCTACGAGGACATCATCAGGTACCTCAGGGAGGAAGGCATAGACAAGAACGACCGCGACCGTCTCATGAAGGAACTCAGGAACTTCGTGAACGTCGTGGGAATCACCTGTACCGCCGAGGGAAGGACCATGGTTGACACCGAAGGCGAAGAGGACAACGTCTACCTCGACGTAACCACTATGGGAATCGATGTGGTCATCATCGACGAGGTCTCCAAGGTACCGTTCCCCGAACTGCTCAGGCCCATCCTCTCCGGAAAGAGCATCATCATGGTGGGCGACCACAAGCAGCTTCCTCCTATCTACAACGTCAAATACGACAAGAACACCGTCTCCCCCGACGACCCCATCGTCGAAAGGGAAGAACGCTTCAAGAAGATGTACACCGAACCGCTGTTCAAGACCCTCTTCGAGTCCGCTCCCGATCAGTCTAAAATAATGCTGAAGCAGCAGTACCGTATGGCATCTCAGATTATGGGGGCAATCAACAGATTCTACGGAGACAGCCTGGAGATGGGCTGCCGCGATGAGGATAAAGCGCACAGGATCGTCATCCCCGGCAAGGAACGCAACCTCATCGACGGTAACAACTCCGTGGTCTTCATAGACTGCCGCGGAAGCGAGTCCATGCAGCAGGGAAGCACCTCCTTCGAGAACCAGCTCGAAGCAGATGTAGTCACCCGCATGGTGACCTTGCTGGAAGAGAACTGCACCAGCGACTCGTCCGGCACGGATATCGCGAACGCATCCGAATCGGACAAGATGTCCCTCGGAATCATCACCCCCTACGCCGCACAGGCGAGGCTCATCAGGAAACAGACCGACCAGATCTACGAGAGGCTGCGCAAGCGCGGCATCCCCTCCAAGTTCAGGAGCTTCGGAGAGGAGAAGTTCGCAGTCAAATCCGTCGATGATTTCCAGGGTGACGAGAGGGACATCATCATCCTCTCCCTCGTAAGGACCGGGAAATCCACTTTCATCTCCGACTTCAGGAGGATCAACGTCGCCATGAGCCGTGCCAGGAGACTTCTCGTCCTGGTAGGTAACGCGGAATCCCTCGAACAGGAGGAGATCGACCTTGACGGACAGGGAGAGCCCCGTCCCGTTTACAAGGAGATCATCGACCGCGTGAAGGAGAACGGAGGGTACCTTTCCTCCGACGATATCATGGAGGTGAACGAATGA